The nucleotide window GCTCATCAGTGGCAACGACCAACACAAATTGCAGCAATTCCGTAGGATTTTTTCGTGGGTGCATAAAGCACAGTATCTTTTAATCACTTCAATCTATGAGCTAGAACCCCCTGCCATTGATGCTTTAAGGGCAAAGTTTCAGTTGCCCATCTACACTGTTGGCCCTGCTATCCCTTTGTTCAAGCTTGGAGACAATTCATCTTTAAGTCCTACGCCTACCCACAGTGATATCAATTACACAGAGTGGCTAAATAGTCAACCTGACAGATCAGTTCTGTATGTCGCTTTTGGAAGTTTTCATTCGGTTTCAGGCTCTCAAATGGATGAAATTGCTGCTGGTTTGAGCATTAGCGGCGTTAGGTTCTTGTGGGTAGTTCGTGAACAAACAAGTAAACTGAAAGAAGCCTGTGGTAAAATGGGATTGTTAGTTCCCTGGTGTGAGCAGTTGAAAGTGTTATCTCATCGTTGTATAGGGGGATTTTGGACACATTGTGGGTGGAATTCTGTTAGAGAAGGTGTTTTTGCAGGAGTTCCTTTTCTGACATTCCCCATAGGAATGGACCAAATGACAAACAGCAAGTTTATTGAGGAAGATTTGAATACTGGTTGGAGAGTTGGGAAGGAGACGAGGGAAAATTTGGTGACAAGAGAAGCAATAGATGCGCTTGTGCGCCAGTTTATGGATGTAGAAAACATGGAAGTCAAAGAAATGAGGAAAAGGGCCAAACATCTCCAACAAATATGCAAAAATGCAATTGCAGAAAATGGATCATCAGAAATGAACATCAAATCCTTCATTGGGGACATTTCTCAACGCTATGTATGAAACTGATGATTTTACCAGGGTGGTAAAACACAGAATCCCTGCAATAATTTCATTGATTTATGTACCTTTGGGCGGTTTATGTTGGCAGCTTGTTCAGAAACTTATCAacatttttgttacatgcaTCATCagaattgaaaaaatatgtcAAAGTCATTTCCTTCTGGAATTTGTTAtctgttttgtttaatttcatgGTGGAAAATTTGGTTTGGATTTGGATTGAAAAGTCACATATCAAAGTCAAACTTGTGGGATGATCAACATTGTCCAGTCAAAAGTCAAAACTACCACATTTTGGTTGCcctgaaaaaggaaaattaattaaaatagacatatGGGCTactatttatactttttttagactaacttttttattttttatttttataagcaaatgatataatttgtatgcattttacctttaatataaaaaataaaaaactttaaaccaaaatcaaaataaaaatacatgtaAAACTAAATGCAAGGTAACCAAAAGCAAAAATctcaaatcaatcaaacattATCTTTAGAGTAGGAACCTACGATAAGTAGCAATACTTTTGTCAAACAACAACACTTGAGAAATGGATTTAGAGATAAGTTagaattttagttatttatatttgatcatCGTTTACACAATTTAggtttatatctatttttgtcAAATGAAAGTAAAACCTGATTATTAATAGTTATGACTTATTTGTTCAAAAATGTAGTTGTTGACGGAGAGGAAACTTGGACACAAAATGCACAAATTTATAGGCAAACTGTACAAACTATGCAAACTACGCAACCACATAATAGACACTTCACAGATTATGCATAGTTTGCATGATTTGTGTGGGTTTGCGTAGGTTTGTGTGGTTTACATGGGTTTGCGTGGTTTGTGTGGGTTTGAGGATTTGCATGGTTTGCATAATTTGCACAGTTTACTTGTAAATTTACGTGTTTTGTGTCTAGGTTTCCTTTCCATCAATGGCTAAacttatagataaataaatcaTAACTATTAATGGTTAGGTTTTACTGTCTATTTGACAAAAATAGACATAAACTCAAATCATGTAAACGATGATTAATCGTAAATAACCAAAACTCTAACTTACCTCTAAATTTATTTCCAAAGTGTTGTTGCTTGTCGAAGGTTTTAACTCTAAGGATAGTCATCGGTTAGTTTTAGATTTTCGTTTCAACTACTTTGCATTTTTTACGTTTGgttttatatgtattttgttttttatattaggggtaaaattggtATAAAACATGtcatttacttataaaaataaaagataaaaaagttgaccaaaaaaatataaaagggtaAATCTTATGcctattttaatcaattttctccttaaaaataaaaatgataaaggaTTTTCTTCACCCATTCGACAAGATACATACATGTTAAAAGGGTTCATTTTTAGCccttttttacaaataaaatctatttttaataataaattatttgtatttaagcataattttttaaatttcattataaattctaataataatataataagaataataataagtgGAAGACAATTAATTATTATGCTTTCTGTGCCCCAATATTTTGGGAATCCTAATCAGCTACTTGTCAAAACGGCATCCATCCTAAAAGGTTTGAACAATTTCTACTCGTGAGATAAAATCTTTGTATGGCTGCAACCCAATTTTTCATACCTCAATTTTCAAACTACCATTAATTTTTCGTCCTTTTTCAAATGGCCGCTGAAGCTACAACTGCCAAATTTCAAAACCCGGATTTCCAACCCGACTTTAGACCGGAACTCTCTGTGACCTCCCACGATGGTCTCCACTTTTGGCAGTTCATGATCGCCGGTTCAATTGCCGGTTCGGTCGAACACATGGCCATGTTCCCGGTCGACACAATCAAGACACATATGCAAGCCCTGAGGTCTTGTCCCATCAAATCGGTCAGTCTGCGGCAAGCCCTTAAATCAATATTACAAACCGAGGGTCCAGCGGGGCTCTACCGTGGTATTGCCGCGATGGGTCTTGGCGCCGGCCCTGCGCACGCTGTTTATTTCTCCGTCTACGAAGTTGCGAAGAAGTATTTATCCGCTGGGAACCCTAACAATTCAGCGGCCCACGCGATTTCTGGAGTTTTTGCGACGGTGGCGAGCGATGCTGTTTTAACGCCAATGGACATGGTGAAACAGAGACTACAGTTGGGTAATAGTACTTACAAAGGTGTTTGGGATTGTGTTAAGAGAGTGTTGAGGGAGGAGGGTTTTGGCGCGTTTTACGCGTCGTATAGGACCACGGTGTTGATGAATGCGCCGTTCACTGCGGTGCATTTCGCGACTTATGAAGCCACGAAGAGGGGTTTAGTGGAGATTTCTCCGGAGAGTGTGAGTGATGAGCGTTTGGTAGTTCATGCTACTGCTGGAGCTGCGGCTGGAGCGCTGGCGGCAGCTGTTACCACGCCGCTTGACGTTGTTAAAACTCAATTGCAGTGTCAGGTAATTTTGCTATGTCTTTGGTTATTTATTGGTTGGTGcttttgggtaattttttattaggagaACTACTATTTTCAATAAGAACTATAAAGGAAGAACAAGTTATTCACCTTCCATTACATTATGCAGCAGTACAATGAAAAGACGAAAGGACcttataaaaacattaaaatgacTGTACTGttcttttacaatttatttCGCAAATTCATCACAACACTATTGAGAACTCCACCACCACTCTCTGTCACCATCTCCAACACCACCACCCTCCAGTACATGGCTTACAAACCCGGCTCAACATTCTTAAAAAAACTACCAAATCAAGGGTCTGGATAGACAACTCCATGACCTTCATTCAGCTCTTGGAATCAGATTCAGCAGTGGTCCAACTAGGTCGAAAAATCTAACCATTTCACCTACTTTATTGCCCGTAATGCAAAGAAGAATTGCGGACAATGCAATGCAAGCCACCGTAAGCaaagaaaaattgagaaaagGATGCAGAGAATAACCGACAACAACACCACCACCCCATAACATTCAGCTCaacattcttaaaaaaatactgAATTGTGGGTCTAGATAAACAACTCCATAACATTCATTTGGCTCTTGGAATCACATGCAGCAGTGGTTCAACTAGCTTGAAAAATCCAACCATTTCACCTGCTTTATTGCCCACAATGCAGAGAAGAATTGTGAACAATCCAATGCAAGCTACCGTCGTCAACACTGCCACCACAACCCTCTGCCACTCATTTGAACAAACAATCAAGCAAAGAAATCCAGTTGAacactcaatcaaacaaaaaaccCTTCTCaatattcaagtaaaacaaAAGGACAGTTGAAAACTGGGCTACGTGTGAATTCTTTCAAGGCAAGGGGCAACCTGATTCGTCATTTGTGGGAGAAGAGAATTTCTTCATAGATGGACAAAGTGGGGGGCTGCTTTAAGGTCTAATTGAATAGTGAAGTGCAGAGGATGCATCGCGTTGACGACGAAATGTGTCAAGGAGTTGAGATGAAGTGAAATGGGAGGAAGTTGAAATAGAAGTGGCGGTCAGTTAAATAACCCGAAttctaatatgattttttaattttaattttttaaattataatgaaaatttaaaatcaaataaataaaattgcttAAATGTCCTTTATGGTTCAATTTGGTGGAAAATTGAACGGAATGGACTAATTTGTCA belongs to Mangifera indica cultivar Alphonso chromosome 2, CATAS_Mindica_2.1, whole genome shotgun sequence and includes:
- the LOC123206658 gene encoding UDP-glycosyltransferase 87A1-like yields the protein MSKSTSGPPPAVVQSEVPEMKNPVSSKESPLCQVVAMPYPGRGHINPIINLCKLLVSRANKIVVTLVLTEEWLSYLSSEHLPEKIRLVSIPNVIPSEQGRAADINGFLEAVWTKMENPFELLLDQLEQPASVIIADSLLYWAVGVGNRRNIPVASFWPMSAMTFSIFENLSLLVQNGHCPVDLIDKGKERVDYIPGVSSTRLMDLPSLISGNDQHKLQQFRRIFSWVHKAQYLLITSIYELEPPAIDALRAKFQLPIYTVGPAIPLFKLGDNSSLSPTPTHSDINYTEWLNSQPDRSVLYVAFGSFHSVSGSQMDEIAAGLSISGVRFLWVVREQTSKLKEACGKMGLLVPWCEQLKVLSHRCIGGFWTHCGWNSVREGVFAGVPFLTFPIGMDQMTNSKFIEEDLNTGWRVGKETRENLVTREAIDALVRQFMDVENMEVKEMRKRAKHLQQICKNAIAENGSSEMNIKSFIGDISQRYV
- the LOC123208919 gene encoding mitoferrin-like, producing the protein MAAEATTAKFQNPDFQPDFRPELSVTSHDGLHFWQFMIAGSIAGSVEHMAMFPVDTIKTHMQALRSCPIKSVSLRQALKSILQTEGPAGLYRGIAAMGLGAGPAHAVYFSVYEVAKKYLSAGNPNNSAAHAISGVFATVASDAVLTPMDMVKQRLQLGNSTYKGVWDCVKRVLREEGFGAFYASYRTTVLMNAPFTAVHFATYEATKRGLVEISPESVSDERLVVHATAGAAAGALAAAVTTPLDVVKTQLQCQGVCGCDRYNNTSISGVVQTIVKKDGYKGLMRGWIPRMLFHAPAAAICWSTYEACKTFFQELNDSSSSSIIT